A single region of the Chlamydiales bacterium genome encodes:
- a CDS encoding LemA family protein translates to MIALIIILAIIVIIVLWIWGLYNRLVSLKNQVKNAWSQIDVQLQRRYDLIPNLIETVKGYMTYERSTLEAVINARNTAAGALDKLSKSGGPTEGSMKELIAAESTLKGSVGQIFALAENYPQLKASETMQKLQEELSSTENKVAFSRQAYNDCVMIYNISQQQFPAVLFAAAFGHKQTDQFTVDAEEARKAVKVKF, encoded by the coding sequence ATGATTGCACTTATCATCATTCTTGCCATCATTGTTATTATTGTACTTTGGATTTGGGGTCTTTATAACAGACTTGTATCTCTTAAAAACCAAGTAAAAAATGCTTGGAGCCAAATCGATGTACAACTACAAAGGCGCTACGACCTAATCCCCAACCTCATTGAGACTGTCAAAGGATACATGACTTATGAGAGATCTACACTAGAAGCTGTAATTAATGCTCGCAATACTGCAGCAGGAGCTCTTGACAAGCTAAGTAAAAGTGGCGGCCCTACTGAAGGCTCCATGAAAGAACTTATTGCTGCAGAGAGTACTCTAAAAGGATCTGTAGGGCAGATTTTTGCTCTTGCAGAAAACTATCCTCAATTAAAAGCAAGCGAAACCATGCAAAAATTACAAGAAGAACTAAGTTCCACAGAAAATAAGGTAGCCTTCTCAAGACAAGCTTATAACGACTGCGTTATGATCTATAACATAAGCCAGCAGCAATTTCCAGCAGTACTTTTTGCAGCAGCTTTTGGGCATAAACAAACAGATCAATTCACTGTAGATGCAGAAGAGGCAAGAAAAGCTGTCAAAGTGAAGTTCTAA
- a CDS encoding M48 family metallopeptidase yields MAMNFWEAQKKAKARTGLFITAFIILTFIVAILAEVALRYFAGENYNPPYPYFGLIFLGITFLTAGFQYFSFSLYGGRYVAEAAGGREVFSDTRDLKEQQLRNIVEEIAIASSVPTPEIFIIECRQINAFAAGLKKEKAAIAVTRGALMSLNRDELQGVIAHEFGHLHNGDMKVSTRLAAMVMGFFIIFYIGIRLLEGSFFVRGGDNDQRGGGGNSGQLIALAGLIFIVAGLITWFAGSVLKSFISREREYLADACAVQYTRNPNGLAGALKKINQAEVRDMPKSGIAYSHLYFDDRSFWNMLFATHPPIEKRIAAIEGKTYFPEESDSQK; encoded by the coding sequence ATGGCAATGAACTTTTGGGAAGCGCAAAAAAAAGCTAAAGCAAGGACAGGGCTTTTTATTACGGCCTTTATCATTTTAACTTTTATTGTAGCCATACTTGCAGAAGTTGCTCTTCGCTATTTCGCTGGAGAAAATTACAATCCACCCTACCCCTACTTTGGCCTTATCTTTTTAGGCATTACATTTTTAACAGCAGGTTTTCAGTACTTTTCTTTTAGCTTATATGGGGGAAGATATGTTGCAGAGGCAGCAGGAGGAAGAGAAGTCTTTTCCGATACACGCGACCTAAAAGAGCAGCAACTAAGAAATATTGTCGAAGAAATAGCTATCGCATCTTCTGTTCCCACACCCGAAATCTTTATCATCGAATGCAGACAAATTAATGCCTTTGCAGCAGGTCTTAAAAAGGAAAAAGCTGCAATCGCTGTAACTCGAGGAGCACTCATGAGCCTCAATCGCGATGAGCTTCAAGGCGTTATTGCTCACGAATTTGGTCATTTACATAATGGAGATATGAAAGTAAGTACCAGGCTTGCTGCCATGGTAATGGGTTTTTTTATCATTTTTTATATTGGCATACGCCTTTTAGAAGGCTCATTTTTTGTTCGCGGTGGAGACAATGATCAACGAGGGGGTGGTGGCAATAGTGGTCAGCTCATCGCCCTTGCAGGACTCATCTTTATCGTTGCAGGTCTTATTACTTGGTTTGCAGGATCTGTCCTTAAGAGCTTTATCAGTAGAGAACGCGAATATTTAGCAGACGCTTGCGCCGTTCAATACACAAGAAATCCAAATGGCCTTGCAGGAGCTCTAAAAAAGATTAATCAAGCAGAGGTAAGAGATATGCCAAAATCGGGCATTGCTTACTCTCATCTTTATTTTGATGACAGATCTTTTTGGAACATGCTCTTTGCAACTCACCCTCCTATTGAAAAAAGAATTGCTGCAATTGAAGGAAAAACTTATTTTCCAGAAGAATCTGATAGTCAGAAATAA
- a CDS encoding outer membrane beta-barrel protein, whose translation MKRIISVFYAIAVCLLSWVASVEAYPVCSFNSCEVQCNSSCDPWYVFAGIVHTGLFDDRYRTSEVTVGLGTPFLPTEGADHSNSLGWQAFLGYEFIPWFGLELGYVDLNKQRVGERILDGVLVCKGHYRNYVVPLRSRFSVHFGGLSLSLLAGIHYYHSKGSLSSPPLVVELLGSAPGYITISRNKAGMDFNVGAVIEYKFIDWLGLRIDATRYYIKRYDPSVSPYTDALSANLVTYF comes from the coding sequence ATGAAAAGAATTATATCCGTGTTTTATGCTATAGCAGTGTGTTTGTTATCGTGGGTAGCCTCGGTTGAGGCGTACCCTGTATGTTCATTTAATTCTTGCGAAGTGCAATGCAACTCTTCTTGTGATCCTTGGTACGTGTTTGCAGGCATTGTACATACAGGTCTGTTTGATGATCGTTATAGGACATCTGAGGTGACAGTAGGTCTTGGTACTCCTTTTTTACCGACTGAGGGTGCTGATCATTCAAATAGTTTGGGCTGGCAAGCTTTTCTTGGGTATGAGTTTATCCCTTGGTTTGGACTGGAGCTTGGATATGTTGACTTAAATAAACAGCGTGTAGGTGAGCGGATTCTGGATGGTGTTTTAGTATGCAAGGGTCATTATCGTAATTATGTAGTGCCTTTACGAAGTAGATTCTCAGTGCATTTTGGAGGCTTGTCTTTATCTTTGCTTGCCGGTATACATTACTACCACTCTAAAGGATCGCTTTCAAGCCCTCCATTAGTAGTTGAACTTCTTGGTTCGGCACCCGGTTATATAACCATTTCTCGTAATAAGGCTGGAATGGATTTTAATGTAGGGGCTGTTATCGAATATAAATTTATCGATTGGCTCGGACTGCGCATAGATGCAACTCGCTATTATATTAAGCGCTATGACCCATCTGTTTCTCCATATACAGATGCTCTTTCAGCAAACCTTGTAACTTATTTCTGA
- a CDS encoding outer membrane beta-barrel protein gives MKNVLFTLGIAAASLFSSIASAQYLDDSSSCNSWYLFGGVVHTGLFQDGYDATRSSIILGDNDRVNNLGWQVFLGYKFIPCFGLELGYVDLAKQRTGEHIPDDADFNVVTGHYRDYVVPLRGSLSMHFCDLSLSALFGVHYYNSHGSLSSVNGVTVISRFKSGMDFNFGAAIEYKFIEWLGLRLDLSRYYIKHYDDQASDYTDALTANLVTYF, from the coding sequence ATGAAAAACGTTTTGTTTACACTTGGTATAGCAGCTGCGTCCTTATTTTCATCTATAGCTTCAGCTCAATATTTAGATGATTCTTCTTCTTGTAACTCATGGTATCTATTTGGAGGTGTTGTTCATACAGGTCTTTTTCAAGATGGCTATGATGCAACTAGATCAAGCATCATATTGGGTGACAATGATCGCGTAAATAATCTGGGCTGGCAAGTATTTCTTGGATATAAATTTATTCCCTGTTTTGGTCTCGAGCTTGGGTATGTAGATCTTGCTAAGCAACGCACAGGGGAGCATATTCCTGATGATGCAGACTTTAACGTAGTTACGGGTCATTATCGTGATTATGTAGTACCTTTGCGCGGTAGTCTCTCCATGCATTTTTGTGATTTATCTCTATCTGCGCTGTTTGGTGTTCATTATTACAATTCTCACGGATCTCTTTCTAGTGTGAATGGTGTTACGGTAATTTCTCGCTTTAAATCAGGAATGGATTTTAATTTTGGTGCAGCTATTGAATACAAGTTTATTGAGTGGCTTGGTCTTCGATTAGATCTATCTCGCTACTATATTAAGCATTATGATGATCAAGCCTCAGATTATACAGATGCGCTTACAGCTAACCTAGTGACGTACTTTTAA
- a CDS encoding outer membrane beta-barrel protein, with the protein MKKTLLTFCAAFVCLLPCVASAQYLDSTNSSCNPCSAPCASECIPCAAPCETICDPWYLFAGVVHTGLFNDRYNVPLYNTDHVRIGTLPDNRSNNWGWQVFLGYRFIPCFALELGYVDLSKQRAAEQVPDESDVLLTGHYRDYVVPLRANLSMHFCDLSLSALFGIHYYNSHGSLSNVAGTETISRFKSGMDFNVGAAIEYRFVEWLALRVDMARYYVKHYDAKSSDYTDAVSANLVTYF; encoded by the coding sequence ATGAAAAAAACTCTGCTTACGTTTTGCGCGGCATTTGTATGCTTGCTTCCATGTGTAGCTTCAGCACAGTATTTAGACTCTACCAATTCTTCTTGCAATCCATGCTCTGCACCTTGTGCTTCAGAATGCATCCCATGTGCAGCACCATGCGAAACTATATGTGACCCATGGTATTTATTTGCAGGGGTTGTTCATACAGGTTTATTTAATGATCGCTACAATGTTCCTTTATATAACACTGATCATGTAAGAATCGGTACGCTTCCCGATAATCGCTCAAACAATTGGGGCTGGCAAGTTTTTCTTGGATACAGATTTATTCCTTGTTTTGCACTAGAACTTGGATATGTCGATCTTAGTAAACAACGTGCAGCTGAGCAAGTTCCCGATGAATCAGATGTATTGCTTACTGGTCACTACCGTGACTACGTAGTGCCTCTTCGCGCTAACCTTTCAATGCATTTCTGTGATTTGTCATTGTCTGCGTTGTTTGGAATTCATTATTACAATTCTCATGGTTCACTTTCTAATGTAGCTGGAACAGAAACAATTTCTCGTTTTAAATCAGGAATGGATTTCAACGTGGGAGCAGCTATTGAATACAGATTTGTTGAATGGCTTGCCTTACGTGTAGATATGGCTCGTTATTATGTTAAACACTATGATGCCAAGTCTTCTGACTATACAGATGCAGTATCTGCTAACTTAGTAACTTACTTCTAA